One genomic window of Gossypium hirsutum isolate 1008001.06 chromosome D11, Gossypium_hirsutum_v2.1, whole genome shotgun sequence includes the following:
- the LOC107927279 gene encoding uncharacterized protein isoform X7, which translates to MEAERKRAKGGFFQLFDWNGKSRKKLFSNNSELQEESKRGKAEEHAVKPPPPHSVQREGDEYSAASNNTRSGDFNSSSSVTSDEGYGSRAPGVVARLMGLDSLPTLNVSELSSIPHSGSSSLRVSQNERNTPNLWNEYQPADYASISNKLDRSSSNPIKPRSCKVQNRPIERFQTEILPPKSAKPIPITHHKLLSPIRSPAFTPTKNAAYIMEAAAKIIEASPQATSKGKVPSFGSSSVPLKMQNLKEKIEAAHKASRPQRADECGESMVKPLKVQHKDKIHSKSDYTPTFRITKDSEKSISNGSRNKGKAVSLAEQARVSIQRKEGSSSSFNGSVVNKKERNDAKRKQFSTSVSDVQRTVEKRTSANRTKNVLRQNNQKQNCIINRDYSTSKSSTLDQQGKNGRSINGTTGLNRTVNSRKTVSVATDTAKEVPMSRRKNLPRKKRPVNEDIPVGETVPDISSKNGGERSIKCNVTTDGHLNQDSDIKKTSMDVISFTFTSPLSRSMPDVSSTSKASEQSSSFDTDPSSDNDLLFLKSSAFSSPGFNVIGGDALSVILEKKLQELTCRIESSNCNIIIEGTSASPTSSLQNSVPSSGTATTTSAAHQKTLQVDLGHDISYSSGDFDHSSDKLGLDWGRKWQLSEEIEEQNAGSSSSENDIEVDNQHPGPLLTLEHAVTSGSCSGSRNREMGKKHLTRPPNSGDCKESTGWENDFVKMVLKDSELLFTEYALGQTEKVMTLKASNQLEHLNGAERNGEDYKLEQKLLLDCVSECVESRYRQVSVGSCKGLVKWEILIQKRDWLAEEVYKEIFGWKSLDDTMVDDLVDKDMSTKYGRWLDFDMEAFEEGVEIEKIVLTSLVDELVSDLLLLL; encoded by the exons ATGGAGGCTGAAAGGAAACGTGCAAAGGGAGGGTTTTTTCAATTGTTTGATTGGAATGGTAAATCTCGAAAGAAGCTGTTTTCAAACAATTCTGAGTTACAAG AAGAATCAAAGAGAGGAAAAGCTGAGGAACATGCAGTGAAGCCGCCGCCGCCTCATTCGGTG CAGAGGGAGGGGGATGAGTATAGTGCCGCTTCAAATAATACGCGAAGTGGTGATTTtaattcttcttcttcagtgaCTAGTGATGAAGGATATGGATCTAGAGCGCCTGGGGTTGTTGCTAGGCTTATGGGGTTGGACTCGTTGCCGACGTTGAATGTCTCTGAGCTTTCTTCCATCCCGCACTCAGGGTCTTCTTCTCTTAGAGTATCTCAGAATGAAAGAAATACTCCTAATTTATGGAATGAATATCAACCTGCAGACTACGCTAGCATTTCTAACAAGCTTGACAGGTCGTCTTCAAATCCCATTAAACCAAGGTCTTGTAAGGTGCAGAACCGACCAATTGAGAGATTTCAGACTGAAATATTGCCTCCAAAGTCAGCAAAGCCAATTCCAATCACTCATCATAAGCTTTTGTCTCCTATCAGGAGTCCAGCATTCACCCCAACCAAGAACGCAGCTTATATAATGGAAGCAGCTGCAAAGATTATTGAGGCTAGTCCTCAGGCAACTTCCAAAGGTAAAGTGCCATCATTTGGGTCCTCTTCTGTTCCTCTGAAAATGCAGAACTTGAAAGAGAAAATTGAAGCTGCACATAAAGCATCCAGGCCTCAAAGAGCCGATGAGTGTGGTGAGAGTATGGTGAAGCCTTTGAAAGTACAGCATAAGGACAAGATTCACAGTAAATCAGATTATACACCAACATTCAGGATAACTAAGGACTCGGAAAAAAGTATTTCTAATGGTTCAAGGAACAAGGGAAAAGCAGTCTCACTTGCAGAACAAGCAAGGGTTAGTATTCAAAGGAAAGAAGGGTCATCATCGAGTTTTAATGGGAGTGTAGTGAACAAGAAGGAAAGGAATGATGCTAAAAGAAAACAGTTTTCTACAAGTGTGTCAGATGTACAAAGGACAGTGGAGAAAAGAACCTCTGCAAACAGGACTAAGAATGTGCTGAGGCAGAATAATCAGAAGCAGAATTGCATAATCAATAGAGATTATTCAACATCAAAAAGTTCAACCTTGGACCAACAAGGTAAAAATGGTAGGTCCATAAATGGTACAACAGGGCTTAATAGGACCGTAAACTCCAGGAAGACGGTTTCAGTGGCAACTGATACTGCAAAAGAGGTCCCAATGTCTAGAAGAAAGAATTTGCCTAGAAAGAAACGTCCTGTAAATGAGGATATTCCAGTTGGAGAAACTGTTCCTGATATATCATCTAAAAATGGTGGTGAAAGGTCCATAAAATGTAATGTTACAACTGATGGGCACTTAAATCAGGATTCAGATATAAAGAAAACAAGCATGGATgtcatttcatttacatttacatcCCCCTTATCAAGGTCCATGCCCGACGTGTCTTCCACTAGTAAAGCTTCTGAACAGAGCAGCAGCTTTGATACTGATCCTTCTAGTGACAATgatctgctatttttaaaaaGCTCGGCATTTTCTTCCCCTGGATTCAATGTAATTGGTGGGGATGCTCTGAGTGTTATTTTAGAGAAAAAGCTTCAAGAATTGACATGTAGAATCGAGTCATCCAACTGCAATATCATTATAGAGGGGACTTCTGCTAGCCCCACTTCAAGTTTGCAAAACTCAGTGCCCTCATCTGGTACAGCAACCACAACATCAGCAGCACATCAAAAAACTCTTCAGGTGGATCTAGGTCATGATATCTCATATAGCTCAGGTGATTTTGATCACTCTTCTGACAAGCTGGGGCTTGATTGGGGAAGGAAGTGGCAG TTATCTGAAGAAATTGAAGAGCAAAATGCTGGCAGCAGCAGCAGTGAGAATGACATAGAAGTTGATAACCAACATCCCGGCCCGCTTTTGACTCTTGAACATGCTGTCACGAGTGGTAGCTGCTCAGGTAGCAGAAACA GAGAAATGGGCAAAAAGCATTTAACGAGGCCACCAAATTCCGGAGATTGTAAAGAGTCAACCGGTTGGGAAAACGATTTTGTGAAAATGGTGCTAAAAGATTCTGAGCTACTATTTACAGAATATGCATTGGGTCAGACTGAGAAGGTTATGACCCTGAAGGCTTCCAATCAGCTTGAGCATCTGAATGGAGCGGAGAGAAATGGAGAAGATTACAAACTCGAACAAAAGCTTCTACTTGATTGCGTGAGTGAATGCGTGGAGTCAAGGTACCGACAGGTTTCAGTTGGAAGCTGCAAAGGTTTGGTTAAATGGGAAATTTTGATCCAAAAGAGGGATTGGTTGGCAGAAGAGGTGTACAAAGAAATTTTTGGTTGGAAAAGCTTGGATGATACCATGGTGGATGATCTTGTAGACAAGGACATGAGCACAAAGTATGGAAGATGGCTTGATTTTGACATGGAAGCATTTGAAGAGGGTGTAGAAATTGAGAAGATTGTATTAACTTCTTTAGTTGATGAATTAGTTTCtgatttattattattgcttTAA
- the LOC107927279 gene encoding uncharacterized protein isoform X2: MEAERKRAKGGFFQLFDWNGKSRKKLFSNNSELQEESKRGKAEEHAVKPPPPHSVREGDEYSAASNNTRSGDFNSSSSVTSDEGYGSRAPGVVARLMGLDSLPTLNVSELSSIPHSGSSSLRVSQNERNTPNLWNEYQPADYASISNKLDRSSSNPIKPRSCKVQNRPIERFQTEILPPKSAKPIPITHHKLLSPIRSPAFTPTKNAAYIMEAAAKIIEASPQATSKGKVPSFGSSSVPLKMQNLKEKIEAAHKASRPQRADECGESMVKPLKVQHKDKIHSKSDYTPTFRITKDSEKSISNGSRNKGKAVSLAEQARVSIQRKEGSSSSFNGSVVNKKERNDAKRKQFSTSVSDVQRTVEKRTSANRTKNVLRQNNQKQNCIINRDYSTSKSSTLDQQGKNGRSINGTTGLNRTVNSRKTVSVATDTAKEVPMSRRKNLPRKKRPVNEDIPVGETVPDISSKNGGERSIKCNVTTDGHLNQDSDIKKTSMDVISFTFTSPLSRSMPDVSSTSKASEQSSSFDTDPSSDNDLLFLKSSAFSSPGFNVIGGDALSVILEKKLQELTCRIESSNCNIIIEGTSASPTSSLQNSVPSSGTATTTSAAHQKTLQVDLGHDISYSSGDFDHSSDKLGLDWGRKWQLSEEIEEQNAGSSSSENDIEVDNQHPGPLLTLEHAVTSGSCSGSRNSSKPFLLVQDQEFGMELTDSASSKPSGEMGKKHLTRPPNSGDCKESTGWENDFVKMVLKDSELLFTEYALGQTEKVMTLKASNQLEHLNGAERNGEDYKLEQKLLLDCVSECVESRYRQVSVGSCKGLVKWEILIQKRDWLAEEVYKEIFGWKSLDDTMVDDLVDKDMSTKYGRWLDFDMEAFEEGVEIEKIVLTSLVDELVSDLLLLL; the protein is encoded by the exons ATGGAGGCTGAAAGGAAACGTGCAAAGGGAGGGTTTTTTCAATTGTTTGATTGGAATGGTAAATCTCGAAAGAAGCTGTTTTCAAACAATTCTGAGTTACAAG AAGAATCAAAGAGAGGAAAAGCTGAGGAACATGCAGTGAAGCCGCCGCCGCCTCATTCGGTG AGGGAGGGGGATGAGTATAGTGCCGCTTCAAATAATACGCGAAGTGGTGATTTtaattcttcttcttcagtgaCTAGTGATGAAGGATATGGATCTAGAGCGCCTGGGGTTGTTGCTAGGCTTATGGGGTTGGACTCGTTGCCGACGTTGAATGTCTCTGAGCTTTCTTCCATCCCGCACTCAGGGTCTTCTTCTCTTAGAGTATCTCAGAATGAAAGAAATACTCCTAATTTATGGAATGAATATCAACCTGCAGACTACGCTAGCATTTCTAACAAGCTTGACAGGTCGTCTTCAAATCCCATTAAACCAAGGTCTTGTAAGGTGCAGAACCGACCAATTGAGAGATTTCAGACTGAAATATTGCCTCCAAAGTCAGCAAAGCCAATTCCAATCACTCATCATAAGCTTTTGTCTCCTATCAGGAGTCCAGCATTCACCCCAACCAAGAACGCAGCTTATATAATGGAAGCAGCTGCAAAGATTATTGAGGCTAGTCCTCAGGCAACTTCCAAAGGTAAAGTGCCATCATTTGGGTCCTCTTCTGTTCCTCTGAAAATGCAGAACTTGAAAGAGAAAATTGAAGCTGCACATAAAGCATCCAGGCCTCAAAGAGCCGATGAGTGTGGTGAGAGTATGGTGAAGCCTTTGAAAGTACAGCATAAGGACAAGATTCACAGTAAATCAGATTATACACCAACATTCAGGATAACTAAGGACTCGGAAAAAAGTATTTCTAATGGTTCAAGGAACAAGGGAAAAGCAGTCTCACTTGCAGAACAAGCAAGGGTTAGTATTCAAAGGAAAGAAGGGTCATCATCGAGTTTTAATGGGAGTGTAGTGAACAAGAAGGAAAGGAATGATGCTAAAAGAAAACAGTTTTCTACAAGTGTGTCAGATGTACAAAGGACAGTGGAGAAAAGAACCTCTGCAAACAGGACTAAGAATGTGCTGAGGCAGAATAATCAGAAGCAGAATTGCATAATCAATAGAGATTATTCAACATCAAAAAGTTCAACCTTGGACCAACAAGGTAAAAATGGTAGGTCCATAAATGGTACAACAGGGCTTAATAGGACCGTAAACTCCAGGAAGACGGTTTCAGTGGCAACTGATACTGCAAAAGAGGTCCCAATGTCTAGAAGAAAGAATTTGCCTAGAAAGAAACGTCCTGTAAATGAGGATATTCCAGTTGGAGAAACTGTTCCTGATATATCATCTAAAAATGGTGGTGAAAGGTCCATAAAATGTAATGTTACAACTGATGGGCACTTAAATCAGGATTCAGATATAAAGAAAACAAGCATGGATgtcatttcatttacatttacatcCCCCTTATCAAGGTCCATGCCCGACGTGTCTTCCACTAGTAAAGCTTCTGAACAGAGCAGCAGCTTTGATACTGATCCTTCTAGTGACAATgatctgctatttttaaaaaGCTCGGCATTTTCTTCCCCTGGATTCAATGTAATTGGTGGGGATGCTCTGAGTGTTATTTTAGAGAAAAAGCTTCAAGAATTGACATGTAGAATCGAGTCATCCAACTGCAATATCATTATAGAGGGGACTTCTGCTAGCCCCACTTCAAGTTTGCAAAACTCAGTGCCCTCATCTGGTACAGCAACCACAACATCAGCAGCACATCAAAAAACTCTTCAGGTGGATCTAGGTCATGATATCTCATATAGCTCAGGTGATTTTGATCACTCTTCTGACAAGCTGGGGCTTGATTGGGGAAGGAAGTGGCAG TTATCTGAAGAAATTGAAGAGCAAAATGCTGGCAGCAGCAGCAGTGAGAATGACATAGAAGTTGATAACCAACATCCCGGCCCGCTTTTGACTCTTGAACATGCTGTCACGAGTGGTAGCTGCTCAGGTAGCAGAAACA GCTCCAAACCATTCCTGTTGGTTCAAGATCAAGAATTTGGTATGGAGTTAACTGACTCAGCATCTTCTAAACCTTCAGGAGAAATGGGCAAAAAGCATTTAACGAGGCCACCAAATTCCGGAGATTGTAAAGAGTCAACCGGTTGGGAAAACGATTTTGTGAAAATGGTGCTAAAAGATTCTGAGCTACTATTTACAGAATATGCATTGGGTCAGACTGAGAAGGTTATGACCCTGAAGGCTTCCAATCAGCTTGAGCATCTGAATGGAGCGGAGAGAAATGGAGAAGATTACAAACTCGAACAAAAGCTTCTACTTGATTGCGTGAGTGAATGCGTGGAGTCAAGGTACCGACAGGTTTCAGTTGGAAGCTGCAAAGGTTTGGTTAAATGGGAAATTTTGATCCAAAAGAGGGATTGGTTGGCAGAAGAGGTGTACAAAGAAATTTTTGGTTGGAAAAGCTTGGATGATACCATGGTGGATGATCTTGTAGACAAGGACATGAGCACAAAGTATGGAAGATGGCTTGATTTTGACATGGAAGCATTTGAAGAGGGTGTAGAAATTGAGAAGATTGTATTAACTTCTTTAGTTGATGAATTAGTTTCtgatttattattattgcttTAA
- the LOC107927279 gene encoding uncharacterized protein isoform X9: MEAERKRAKGGFFQLFDWNGKSRKKLFSNNSELQESKRGKAEEHAVKPPPPHSVQREGDEYSAASNNTRSGDFNSSSSVTSDEGYGSRAPGVVARLMGLDSLPTLNVSELSSIPHSGSSSLRVSQNERNTPNLWNEYQPADYASISNKLDRSSSNPIKPRSCKVQNRPIERFQTEILPPKSAKPIPITHHKLLSPIRSPAFTPTKNAAYIMEAAAKIIEASPQATSKGKVPSFGSSSVPLKMQNLKEKIEAAHKASRPQRADECGESMVKPLKVQHKDKIHSKSDYTPTFRITKDSEKSISNGSRNKGKAVSLAEQARVSIQRKEGSSSSFNGSVVNKKERNDAKRKQFSTSVSDVQRTVEKRTSANRTKNVLRQNNQKQNCIINRDYSTSKSSTLDQQGKNGRSINGTTGLNRTVNSRKTVSVATDTAKEVPMSRRKNLPRKKRPVNEDIPVGETVPDISSKNGGERSIKCNVTTDGHLNQDSDIKKTSMDVISFTFTSPLSRSMPDVSSTSKASEQSSSFDTDPSSDNDLLFLKSSAFSSPGFNVIGGDALSVILEKKLQELTCRIESSNCNIIIEGTSASPTSSLQNSVPSSGTATTTSAAHQKTLQVDLGHDISYSSGDFDHSSDKLGLDWGRKWQLSEEIEEQNAGSSSSENDIEVDNQHPGPLLTLEHAVTSGSCSGSRNREMGKKHLTRPPNSGDCKESTGWENDFVKMVLKDSELLFTEYALGQTEKVMTLKASNQLEHLNGAERNGEDYKLEQKLLLDCVSECVESRYRQVSVGSCKGLVKWEILIQKRDWLAEEVYKEIFGWKSLDDTMVDDLVDKDMSTKYGRWLDFDMEAFEEGVEIEKIVLTSLVDELVSDLLLLL, from the exons ATGGAGGCTGAAAGGAAACGTGCAAAGGGAGGGTTTTTTCAATTGTTTGATTGGAATGGTAAATCTCGAAAGAAGCTGTTTTCAAACAATTCTGAGTTACAAG AATCAAAGAGAGGAAAAGCTGAGGAACATGCAGTGAAGCCGCCGCCGCCTCATTCGGTG CAGAGGGAGGGGGATGAGTATAGTGCCGCTTCAAATAATACGCGAAGTGGTGATTTtaattcttcttcttcagtgaCTAGTGATGAAGGATATGGATCTAGAGCGCCTGGGGTTGTTGCTAGGCTTATGGGGTTGGACTCGTTGCCGACGTTGAATGTCTCTGAGCTTTCTTCCATCCCGCACTCAGGGTCTTCTTCTCTTAGAGTATCTCAGAATGAAAGAAATACTCCTAATTTATGGAATGAATATCAACCTGCAGACTACGCTAGCATTTCTAACAAGCTTGACAGGTCGTCTTCAAATCCCATTAAACCAAGGTCTTGTAAGGTGCAGAACCGACCAATTGAGAGATTTCAGACTGAAATATTGCCTCCAAAGTCAGCAAAGCCAATTCCAATCACTCATCATAAGCTTTTGTCTCCTATCAGGAGTCCAGCATTCACCCCAACCAAGAACGCAGCTTATATAATGGAAGCAGCTGCAAAGATTATTGAGGCTAGTCCTCAGGCAACTTCCAAAGGTAAAGTGCCATCATTTGGGTCCTCTTCTGTTCCTCTGAAAATGCAGAACTTGAAAGAGAAAATTGAAGCTGCACATAAAGCATCCAGGCCTCAAAGAGCCGATGAGTGTGGTGAGAGTATGGTGAAGCCTTTGAAAGTACAGCATAAGGACAAGATTCACAGTAAATCAGATTATACACCAACATTCAGGATAACTAAGGACTCGGAAAAAAGTATTTCTAATGGTTCAAGGAACAAGGGAAAAGCAGTCTCACTTGCAGAACAAGCAAGGGTTAGTATTCAAAGGAAAGAAGGGTCATCATCGAGTTTTAATGGGAGTGTAGTGAACAAGAAGGAAAGGAATGATGCTAAAAGAAAACAGTTTTCTACAAGTGTGTCAGATGTACAAAGGACAGTGGAGAAAAGAACCTCTGCAAACAGGACTAAGAATGTGCTGAGGCAGAATAATCAGAAGCAGAATTGCATAATCAATAGAGATTATTCAACATCAAAAAGTTCAACCTTGGACCAACAAGGTAAAAATGGTAGGTCCATAAATGGTACAACAGGGCTTAATAGGACCGTAAACTCCAGGAAGACGGTTTCAGTGGCAACTGATACTGCAAAAGAGGTCCCAATGTCTAGAAGAAAGAATTTGCCTAGAAAGAAACGTCCTGTAAATGAGGATATTCCAGTTGGAGAAACTGTTCCTGATATATCATCTAAAAATGGTGGTGAAAGGTCCATAAAATGTAATGTTACAACTGATGGGCACTTAAATCAGGATTCAGATATAAAGAAAACAAGCATGGATgtcatttcatttacatttacatcCCCCTTATCAAGGTCCATGCCCGACGTGTCTTCCACTAGTAAAGCTTCTGAACAGAGCAGCAGCTTTGATACTGATCCTTCTAGTGACAATgatctgctatttttaaaaaGCTCGGCATTTTCTTCCCCTGGATTCAATGTAATTGGTGGGGATGCTCTGAGTGTTATTTTAGAGAAAAAGCTTCAAGAATTGACATGTAGAATCGAGTCATCCAACTGCAATATCATTATAGAGGGGACTTCTGCTAGCCCCACTTCAAGTTTGCAAAACTCAGTGCCCTCATCTGGTACAGCAACCACAACATCAGCAGCACATCAAAAAACTCTTCAGGTGGATCTAGGTCATGATATCTCATATAGCTCAGGTGATTTTGATCACTCTTCTGACAAGCTGGGGCTTGATTGGGGAAGGAAGTGGCAG TTATCTGAAGAAATTGAAGAGCAAAATGCTGGCAGCAGCAGCAGTGAGAATGACATAGAAGTTGATAACCAACATCCCGGCCCGCTTTTGACTCTTGAACATGCTGTCACGAGTGGTAGCTGCTCAGGTAGCAGAAACA GAGAAATGGGCAAAAAGCATTTAACGAGGCCACCAAATTCCGGAGATTGTAAAGAGTCAACCGGTTGGGAAAACGATTTTGTGAAAATGGTGCTAAAAGATTCTGAGCTACTATTTACAGAATATGCATTGGGTCAGACTGAGAAGGTTATGACCCTGAAGGCTTCCAATCAGCTTGAGCATCTGAATGGAGCGGAGAGAAATGGAGAAGATTACAAACTCGAACAAAAGCTTCTACTTGATTGCGTGAGTGAATGCGTGGAGTCAAGGTACCGACAGGTTTCAGTTGGAAGCTGCAAAGGTTTGGTTAAATGGGAAATTTTGATCCAAAAGAGGGATTGGTTGGCAGAAGAGGTGTACAAAGAAATTTTTGGTTGGAAAAGCTTGGATGATACCATGGTGGATGATCTTGTAGACAAGGACATGAGCACAAAGTATGGAAGATGGCTTGATTTTGACATGGAAGCATTTGAAGAGGGTGTAGAAATTGAGAAGATTGTATTAACTTCTTTAGTTGATGAATTAGTTTCtgatttattattattgcttTAA
- the LOC107927279 gene encoding uncharacterized protein isoform X4, with product MEAERKRAKGGFFQLFDWNGKSRKKLFSNNSELQESKRGKAEEHAVKPPPPHSVREGDEYSAASNNTRSGDFNSSSSVTSDEGYGSRAPGVVARLMGLDSLPTLNVSELSSIPHSGSSSLRVSQNERNTPNLWNEYQPADYASISNKLDRSSSNPIKPRSCKVQNRPIERFQTEILPPKSAKPIPITHHKLLSPIRSPAFTPTKNAAYIMEAAAKIIEASPQATSKGKVPSFGSSSVPLKMQNLKEKIEAAHKASRPQRADECGESMVKPLKVQHKDKIHSKSDYTPTFRITKDSEKSISNGSRNKGKAVSLAEQARVSIQRKEGSSSSFNGSVVNKKERNDAKRKQFSTSVSDVQRTVEKRTSANRTKNVLRQNNQKQNCIINRDYSTSKSSTLDQQGKNGRSINGTTGLNRTVNSRKTVSVATDTAKEVPMSRRKNLPRKKRPVNEDIPVGETVPDISSKNGGERSIKCNVTTDGHLNQDSDIKKTSMDVISFTFTSPLSRSMPDVSSTSKASEQSSSFDTDPSSDNDLLFLKSSAFSSPGFNVIGGDALSVILEKKLQELTCRIESSNCNIIIEGTSASPTSSLQNSVPSSGTATTTSAAHQKTLQVDLGHDISYSSGDFDHSSDKLGLDWGRKWQLSEEIEEQNAGSSSSENDIEVDNQHPGPLLTLEHAVTSGSCSGSRNSSKPFLLVQDQEFGMELTDSASSKPSGEMGKKHLTRPPNSGDCKESTGWENDFVKMVLKDSELLFTEYALGQTEKVMTLKASNQLEHLNGAERNGEDYKLEQKLLLDCVSECVESRYRQVSVGSCKGLVKWEILIQKRDWLAEEVYKEIFGWKSLDDTMVDDLVDKDMSTKYGRWLDFDMEAFEEGVEIEKIVLTSLVDELVSDLLLLL from the exons ATGGAGGCTGAAAGGAAACGTGCAAAGGGAGGGTTTTTTCAATTGTTTGATTGGAATGGTAAATCTCGAAAGAAGCTGTTTTCAAACAATTCTGAGTTACAAG AATCAAAGAGAGGAAAAGCTGAGGAACATGCAGTGAAGCCGCCGCCGCCTCATTCGGTG AGGGAGGGGGATGAGTATAGTGCCGCTTCAAATAATACGCGAAGTGGTGATTTtaattcttcttcttcagtgaCTAGTGATGAAGGATATGGATCTAGAGCGCCTGGGGTTGTTGCTAGGCTTATGGGGTTGGACTCGTTGCCGACGTTGAATGTCTCTGAGCTTTCTTCCATCCCGCACTCAGGGTCTTCTTCTCTTAGAGTATCTCAGAATGAAAGAAATACTCCTAATTTATGGAATGAATATCAACCTGCAGACTACGCTAGCATTTCTAACAAGCTTGACAGGTCGTCTTCAAATCCCATTAAACCAAGGTCTTGTAAGGTGCAGAACCGACCAATTGAGAGATTTCAGACTGAAATATTGCCTCCAAAGTCAGCAAAGCCAATTCCAATCACTCATCATAAGCTTTTGTCTCCTATCAGGAGTCCAGCATTCACCCCAACCAAGAACGCAGCTTATATAATGGAAGCAGCTGCAAAGATTATTGAGGCTAGTCCTCAGGCAACTTCCAAAGGTAAAGTGCCATCATTTGGGTCCTCTTCTGTTCCTCTGAAAATGCAGAACTTGAAAGAGAAAATTGAAGCTGCACATAAAGCATCCAGGCCTCAAAGAGCCGATGAGTGTGGTGAGAGTATGGTGAAGCCTTTGAAAGTACAGCATAAGGACAAGATTCACAGTAAATCAGATTATACACCAACATTCAGGATAACTAAGGACTCGGAAAAAAGTATTTCTAATGGTTCAAGGAACAAGGGAAAAGCAGTCTCACTTGCAGAACAAGCAAGGGTTAGTATTCAAAGGAAAGAAGGGTCATCATCGAGTTTTAATGGGAGTGTAGTGAACAAGAAGGAAAGGAATGATGCTAAAAGAAAACAGTTTTCTACAAGTGTGTCAGATGTACAAAGGACAGTGGAGAAAAGAACCTCTGCAAACAGGACTAAGAATGTGCTGAGGCAGAATAATCAGAAGCAGAATTGCATAATCAATAGAGATTATTCAACATCAAAAAGTTCAACCTTGGACCAACAAGGTAAAAATGGTAGGTCCATAAATGGTACAACAGGGCTTAATAGGACCGTAAACTCCAGGAAGACGGTTTCAGTGGCAACTGATACTGCAAAAGAGGTCCCAATGTCTAGAAGAAAGAATTTGCCTAGAAAGAAACGTCCTGTAAATGAGGATATTCCAGTTGGAGAAACTGTTCCTGATATATCATCTAAAAATGGTGGTGAAAGGTCCATAAAATGTAATGTTACAACTGATGGGCACTTAAATCAGGATTCAGATATAAAGAAAACAAGCATGGATgtcatttcatttacatttacatcCCCCTTATCAAGGTCCATGCCCGACGTGTCTTCCACTAGTAAAGCTTCTGAACAGAGCAGCAGCTTTGATACTGATCCTTCTAGTGACAATgatctgctatttttaaaaaGCTCGGCATTTTCTTCCCCTGGATTCAATGTAATTGGTGGGGATGCTCTGAGTGTTATTTTAGAGAAAAAGCTTCAAGAATTGACATGTAGAATCGAGTCATCCAACTGCAATATCATTATAGAGGGGACTTCTGCTAGCCCCACTTCAAGTTTGCAAAACTCAGTGCCCTCATCTGGTACAGCAACCACAACATCAGCAGCACATCAAAAAACTCTTCAGGTGGATCTAGGTCATGATATCTCATATAGCTCAGGTGATTTTGATCACTCTTCTGACAAGCTGGGGCTTGATTGGGGAAGGAAGTGGCAG TTATCTGAAGAAATTGAAGAGCAAAATGCTGGCAGCAGCAGCAGTGAGAATGACATAGAAGTTGATAACCAACATCCCGGCCCGCTTTTGACTCTTGAACATGCTGTCACGAGTGGTAGCTGCTCAGGTAGCAGAAACA GCTCCAAACCATTCCTGTTGGTTCAAGATCAAGAATTTGGTATGGAGTTAACTGACTCAGCATCTTCTAAACCTTCAGGAGAAATGGGCAAAAAGCATTTAACGAGGCCACCAAATTCCGGAGATTGTAAAGAGTCAACCGGTTGGGAAAACGATTTTGTGAAAATGGTGCTAAAAGATTCTGAGCTACTATTTACAGAATATGCATTGGGTCAGACTGAGAAGGTTATGACCCTGAAGGCTTCCAATCAGCTTGAGCATCTGAATGGAGCGGAGAGAAATGGAGAAGATTACAAACTCGAACAAAAGCTTCTACTTGATTGCGTGAGTGAATGCGTGGAGTCAAGGTACCGACAGGTTTCAGTTGGAAGCTGCAAAGGTTTGGTTAAATGGGAAATTTTGATCCAAAAGAGGGATTGGTTGGCAGAAGAGGTGTACAAAGAAATTTTTGGTTGGAAAAGCTTGGATGATACCATGGTGGATGATCTTGTAGACAAGGACATGAGCACAAAGTATGGAAGATGGCTTGATTTTGACATGGAAGCATTTGAAGAGGGTGTAGAAATTGAGAAGATTGTATTAACTTCTTTAGTTGATGAATTAGTTTCtgatttattattattgcttTAA